In the genome of Streptomyces racemochromogenes, one region contains:
- the efeO gene encoding iron uptake system protein EfeO — MRPARLTVLTAAAAVAALTAVTGCAEKSDKAGSGAIHVNATDSACEVSKTEFPAGKVTIEVENKGSKVTELYVLFPDDRIVAERENIGPGTKATITAEIKAGSYTFTCKPGMKGDGIRTQVKATGKGGTEKRSPELDAAVAAYRKYVQEQADETLPKAQAFADAVKAGDLEAAKKAYAPSRIGWERTEPVAESFGDVDPKVDVREDGLEAGQDPAKDWTGWHRLEKSLFQDNKIDDNDKKLADTLITDLTEWQKKVGQAEITPTSMANGAKELLDEVATGKVTGEEERYSHTDLVDFKANVEGAQKSHELLKAVTAKNDPELAKQLDTQFAAMNTLLDKYRADKNGYEFTSYDKVGEAERKELSDAVSALGEPLSKLAAAVAK; from the coding sequence ATGCGCCCCGCCCGCCTCACCGTCCTCACCGCGGCCGCAGCCGTCGCCGCGCTCACCGCAGTCACCGGCTGCGCCGAGAAGAGTGACAAGGCCGGCTCCGGCGCGATCCACGTGAACGCGACCGACAGCGCCTGCGAGGTCTCGAAGACCGAGTTCCCGGCGGGCAAGGTCACCATCGAGGTCGAGAACAAGGGCTCCAAGGTCACCGAGCTGTACGTGCTCTTCCCGGACGACCGGATCGTCGCCGAGCGCGAGAACATCGGCCCCGGCACCAAGGCCACCATCACCGCCGAGATCAAGGCGGGCTCCTACACCTTCACCTGCAAGCCCGGCATGAAGGGCGACGGCATCCGCACCCAGGTCAAGGCCACCGGCAAGGGCGGCACCGAGAAGCGCAGCCCCGAGCTGGACGCCGCGGTCGCCGCGTACCGCAAGTACGTCCAGGAGCAGGCCGACGAGACCCTGCCCAAGGCCCAGGCCTTCGCCGACGCCGTCAAGGCCGGCGACCTGGAGGCGGCGAAGAAGGCCTACGCCCCCTCCCGCATCGGCTGGGAGCGCACCGAGCCCGTCGCCGAGTCCTTCGGCGACGTCGACCCGAAGGTCGACGTCCGCGAGGACGGCCTGGAGGCCGGCCAGGACCCGGCCAAGGACTGGACCGGCTGGCACCGCCTGGAGAAGTCCCTCTTCCAGGACAACAAGATCGACGACAACGACAAGAAGCTCGCCGACACCCTGATCACCGACCTGACCGAATGGCAGAAGAAGGTCGGCCAGGCCGAGATCACCCCCACCTCCATGGCCAACGGTGCCAAGGAGCTGCTCGACGAGGTCGCCACCGGCAAGGTGACGGGCGAGGAAGAGCGCTACAGCCACACCGACCTGGTCGACTTCAAGGCCAACGTCGAGGGCGCCCAGAAGTCCCACGAGCTCCTGAAGGCGGTCACCGCCAAGAACGACCCGGAGCTCGCCAAGCAGCTGGACACCCAGTTCGCCGCGATGAACACCCTCCTGGACAAGTACCGCGCCGACAAGAACGGCTACGAGTTCACCTCCTACGACAAGGTCGGCGAGGCCGAGCGCAAGGAACTCTCGGACGCCGTGAGCGCGCTGGGCGAGCCGCTGTCCAAGCTGGCCGCCGCGGTCGCCAAGTAG
- a CDS encoding PhzF family phenazine biosynthesis protein, whose product MNDLDVIRVFCAGDGRFGNLLGVVRDGRTCPDDDSRQALAAELGYSETVFVDDPERGVVDIRTPGTRMSFAGHPLVGVAWLLDIEELQPPAGPVWARDDGEFTWITARPEWVTGKRTEQYATPADVDALPAPPPGEGWLYAWAWEDEAAGRIRARGFPRRPDGAITEDEATGSAAILLTAQLNRALNITQGAGSQILTAPGPDGTIEIGGRVRFAS is encoded by the coding sequence GTGAACGATCTAGACGTGATCAGGGTCTTCTGCGCGGGTGACGGCCGCTTCGGCAACCTGCTCGGAGTCGTCCGCGACGGCCGCACCTGCCCCGACGACGACTCCCGGCAGGCCCTCGCCGCCGAACTGGGCTACAGCGAGACGGTGTTCGTCGACGACCCCGAGCGCGGGGTCGTCGACATCCGCACCCCCGGCACGCGGATGTCCTTCGCCGGACACCCGCTGGTCGGGGTCGCCTGGCTGCTGGACATCGAGGAGCTCCAGCCGCCGGCCGGCCCCGTATGGGCCCGCGACGACGGGGAGTTCACCTGGATCACCGCCCGCCCCGAGTGGGTCACCGGCAAGCGCACCGAGCAGTACGCCACCCCCGCCGACGTCGACGCCCTGCCGGCCCCGCCGCCCGGCGAGGGCTGGCTGTACGCGTGGGCCTGGGAGGACGAGGCCGCCGGACGGATCCGCGCCCGGGGCTTCCCCCGCCGCCCGGACGGGGCCATCACCGAGGACGAGGCCACCGGCTCGGCGGCGATCCTCCTCACCGCCCAGCTGAACCGCGCCCTCAACATCACCCAGGGCGCCGGCTCCCAGATCCTCACCGCCCCGGGCCCCGACGGCACGATCGAGATCGGCGGCCGCGTCCGCTTCGCCTCGTAG